From Strigops habroptila isolate Jane chromosome 10, bStrHab1.2.pri, whole genome shotgun sequence, one genomic window encodes:
- the EPRS1 gene encoding bifunctional glutamate/proline--tRNA ligase isoform X4, whose product MAPLSLTVNASSPPLGALLTVEHVKNDVEIAVEEGKETILWVSEQVSFTDVNSIARYLARVAGSAGLYGSNLLEHTEIDHWLEFSATKLAAAKQFPSAVQELNHCLSLRTYLVGNSLSLADLCVWAVLKGNNVWQEQLQQNKAPVHAKRWYGFLEAQHAFQSVGAKWASDTPKVKMATEKKADVGKFVELPGAEMGKVIVRFPPEASGYLHIGHAKAALLNQHYQVNFKGKLIMRFDDTNPEKEKEDFEKVILEDVAMLHIKPDQFTYTSDHFETIMKYAEKLIQEGKAYVDDTPAEQMKAEREQRVESKHRNNCVNKNLQMWEEMKKGTEYGQTCCLRAKIDMSSNNGCMRDPTLYRCKNQPHPRTGSTYKVYPTYDFACPIVDSIEGVTHALRTTEYHDRDEQFYWIIEALGIRKPYIWEYSRLNLNNTVLSKRKLTWFVNEGLVDGWDDPRFPTVRGVLRRGMTVEGLKQFIAAQGSSRSVVNMEWDKIWSFNKKVIDPVAPRYTALLKDAVVPVNIPEAQEEMKEVAKHPKNDAVGLKPVWYGSRVLIEGADAETFTEGEVVTFINWGNITITKLNRNSSGKVVSINAKLNLENKDFKKTTKITWLAETPRAPLIPTVCVNYEHLITKPVLGKDEDFKQYINRNSKQEELMLGDPCLRELKKGDIIQLQRRGFFICDQPYEPVSPYSCKDAPCILIYIPDGHTKEMPTSGSKEKTKAETAKKEATSAAKRKSAPPVGDTSAPTCAVSEGHLAIYNRVSAQGDIVRDLKAKKAAKEDIDKAVKQLLALKAEYKEKTGQEYKPGNPPVSVTEQSSKLESSGTVDSKALYDKVAEQGEVVRKLKAEKAPKEQIDEAVKILLNLKAEYKQKTGQEYKPGNPPSAPPCIPSTTFPSSVCCNNSESCSLVNGKALYDNVAEQGEVVRKLKAEKASKDEIDEAVKLLLSLKADYKEKTGQDYKPGHPPVAQGALPPSSNPVPSGPDTPEAKAMFNKVALQGDEVRKLKAEKAEKEKIDAAVKELLQLKAQYKSIAGIDYKPVAASGADEKDKKKKEKENKSEKQSKQQKQSDGPKKEALQGQSGNEFSSSGSGEGQGPKKQTRLGLEAKKEENLAEWFSQVITKAEMIEYYDVSGCYVLRPWAYAIWEAIKNFFDAEIKKLGVENCYFPIFVSQAALEKEKTHIADFAPEVAWVTRSGKTELAEPIAVRPTSETVMYPAYAKWVQSHRDLPIRLNQWCNIVRWEFKHPQPFLRTREFLWQEGHTAFATYEEAAEEVMQILDLYAQVYEDLLAVPVVKGRKTEKEKFAGGDYTTTVEAFISASGRAIQGGTSHHLGQNFSKMFEIVFEDPKKPGEKQFAYQNSWGLTTRTIGVMTMIHGDNMGLVLPPRVACVQVVIIPCGITNSLSEEDKEALLKKCNEYRSRLLGINIRVRADLRDNYSPGWKFNHWELKGVPVRVEVGPRDMKSQQFVAVRRDTGQKLTLSEHEAEDRLKQMLEDIHVNLYNRASEDLKSHMVVANTMEDFQKELDSGKIVQIPFCGEIECEDWIKKTTARDQDLEPGAPSMGAKSLCIPFQPLRELQHGARCVCGKNPAKFYTLFGRSY is encoded by the exons ATCGACCATTGGCTGGAGTTCAGTGCTACGAAGTTAGCTGCTGCCAAACAGTTTCCTTCAGCAGTCCAAGAGCTCAACCACTGTCTGTCTCTAAGAACGTACTTGGTCGGAAACTCTCTGAGTCTCGCAGACTTGTGTGTGTGGGCTGTACTAAAAG GTAATAACGTATGGCAAGAGCaattacagcaaaacaaagctcCTGTCCATGCAAAGCGATGGTATGGCTTTCTTGAGGCACAACATGCTTTTCAGTCAGTAGGAGCCAAGTGGGCTTCTGATACACCAAAGGTTAAAATG gcaacagaaaagaaagcagatgttGGGAAGTTTGTTGAACTTCCTGGTGCAGAGATGGGAAAGGTCATTGTGAGGTTTCCTCCTGAAGCAAGTGG ATACCTGCATATTGGTCATGCCAAAGCTGCTCTGCTAAATCAGCACTACCAAGTTAACTTTAAAGGAAAGCTTATTATGAGATTTGATGACACGAAtccagaaaaagagaaagaagactTTGAAAAG GTTATTCTTGAAGATGTTGCAATGCTACACATCAAACCAGATCAATTTACATATACCTCGGATCACTTTGAAACAATAATGAAATATGCTGAGAAGCTTATTCAAGAAGGGAAGGCGTATGTGGATGATACTCCTGCAgaacaaatgaaagcagagcGTGAGCAAAGAGTGGAAtctaaacacagaaataact GTGTTAACAAGAACCTACAAATgtgggaagaaatgaaaaagggaacAGAATATGGACAAACCTGTTGTCTACGAGCAAAAATAGATATGAGTAGTAACAATGGATGTATGAGGGATCCAACTCTTTATCGTTGTAAAAACCAGCCTCACCCACGTACTGGAAGTACCTACAA GGTTTATCCCACGTATGACTTCGCCTGCCCCATTGTTGACAGTATTGAAGGGGTCACACATGCACTGAGAACAACTGAATACCACGACAGAGATGAACAATTCTACTGGATCATTGAGGCACTGGGCATAAGGAAGCCATATATATGGGAGTACAGCCGGCTAAACCTCAACAACACTGTGCTCTCTAAGAGAAAGCTTACGTGGTTTGTCAACGAAGGGCTTGTGGATGGATG GGATGACCCAAGATTTCCCACTGTGCGTGGTGTCCTAAGAAGAGGCATGACAGTTGAAGGGCTAAAACAATTTATTGCTGCTCAG GGCTCCTCTCGATCTGTTGTGAATATGGAGTGGGATAAAATTTGGTCCTTTAACAAAAAG gtTATAGACCCAGTAGCACCTCGGTACACTGCTTTACTGAAAGATGCAGTGGTCCCAGTAAATATTCCTGAAGCTCAAGAAGAGATGAAGGAAGTGGCTAAACATCCAAAG AATGACGCTGTTGGGTTGAAACCTGTGTGGTATGGCTCCAGAGTCCTCATCGAGGGTGCGGATGCAGAGACCTTCACAGAGGGAGAGGTGGTTACATTCATAAATTGGGGCAACATTACCATCACCAAATTAAACAG AAATTCAAGTGGAAAAGTTGTGTCCATCAATGCCAAGTTAAACTTAGAGAATAAAGACTTCAAAAAAACAACTAAGATCACTTGGTTAGCAGAAACTCCACGTGCACCACTCATCCCAACTGTCTGTGTTAATTATGAGCATCTGATCACTAAGCCAGTTCTAGGTAAAGATGAAGATTTCAAGCAATACATCAATCGAAATAGCAAG CAAGAAGAACTGATGTTAGGTGATCCTTGCCTTAGGGAGTTAAAAAAAGGGGACATCATACAACTTCAGAGGAGAGGATTCTTTATTTGCGATCAGCCCTATGAGCCAGTGAG TCCTTACAGCTGTAAAGATGCTCCATGCATTTTGATTTACATCCCTGATGGACACACTAAGGAAATGCCAACATCTGGGTCAAAAGAGAAGACCAAAGCtgaaactgcaaagaaagag GCTACTTcagctgcaaaaagaaaatctgctccACCTGTTGGTGATACCTCTGCTCCAACTTGTGCTGTATCTGAAGGTCACCTGGCCATTTACAACAGGGTGTCTGCACAGGGTGATATAGTTCGTGACTTGAAAGCTAAGAAGGCAGCAAAGGAAGATATTGATAAAGCTGTGAAACAGTTGCTGGCCTTGAAAGCAGAATACAAAGAGAAGACAGGACAGGAGTATAAGCCTGGAAATCCTCCAGTATCTGTAACTGAACAGTCTTCAAAGCTTGAGAGCTCTGGAACCGTGGACAGTAAAGCTCTGTATGATAAAGTAGCAGAGCAAGGAGAAGTGGTCCGAAAACTGAAAGCTGAGAAAGCACCTAAG GAACAAATAGATGAGGCTGTGAAAATTCTTCTAAATCTAAAAGCAGAATATAAACAAAAGACAGGTCAAGAGTACAAGCCTGGAAATCCACCTTCAGCTCCTCCTTGCATACCTTCTACTACATTTCCATCTTCTGTATGCTGCAATAACTCAGAATCCTGTAGTTTAGTGAATGGCAAAGCACTTTATGATAACGTAGCTGAACAAGGAGAAGTGGTACGCAAActcaaagcagagaaagcttCCAAG GATGAAATAGATGAAGCAGTAAAACTCCTTCTTTCTCTAAAAGCTGACTACAAGGAAAAGACTGGCCAGGACTACAAGCCAGGACATCCACCAGTAGCTCAAGGTGCTTTGCCTCCGTCATCAAACCCAGTACCCAGTGGTCCAGACACACCTGAAGCTAAAGCCATGTTTAACAAAGTAGCTCTTCAAGGAGATGAAGTTAGGaaattgaaagcagaaaaagcagaaaag gaaaagattGATGCAGCTGTTAAGGAACTTCTTCAATTGAAGGCCCAGTATAAGTCTATTGCAGGAATTGACTATAAACCAGTTGCTGCTAGTGGTGCTGATGAGAAagacaagaagaagaaagagaaagagaacaagTCTGAAAAGCAGAGTAAGCAACAGAAGCAAAGTGATGGCCcaaaaaaagaagctttgcAGGGACAGAGTGGTAATGAGTTCTCCTCAAGTGGATCAGGAGAGGGTCAAGGCCCTAAGAAACAAACCAG GCTGGGTCTAGAAgctaaaaaagaagaaaatcttgcAGAGTGGTTCTCTCAG GTGatcacaaaagcagagatgattGAATACTATGATGTCAGTGGCTGTTATGTTCTTCGTCCTTGGGCTTATGCTATTTGGGAAGCTATCAAGAACTTCTTCGATGCAGAGATCAAGAAACTTGGAGTGGAAAACTGTTACTTCCCCATATTTGTGTCCCAGGCTGCCCTAGAGAAAGAGAAGACTCATATTGCTGACTTTGCTCCTGAG GTTGCTTGGGTCACAAGATCTGGGAAAACAGAGCTGGCTGAACCCATTGCTGTACGGCCCACGAGTGAAACAG tcaTGTATCCTGCCTATGCAAAGTGGGTGCAGTCACACAGGGATCTTCCTATCAGGCTTAATCAGTGGTGTAATATTGTG CGTTGGGAGTTCAAACATCCCCAACCTTTCCTTCGCACTCGTGAGTTCCTTTGGCAAGAGGGTCACACAGCATTTGCAACgtatgaagaagcagcagaggag GTGATGCAGATACTTGATCTGTATGCTCAAGTGTACGAAGATCTCCTAGCAGTACCTGttgtgaaaggaaggaagacagagaaggaaaagttcGCTGGGGGAGATTATACAACCACTGTGGAGGCATTTATATCTGCCAGTGGAAGAGCTATCCAG GGAGGAACATCACATCATCTAGGGCAGAATTTCTCAAAGATGTTTGAGATTGTATTTGAAGATCCCaagaaaccaggagaaaaaCAGTTTGCTTACCAGAACTCCTGGGGTCTTACAACCCGAACTATTGGTGTAATGACAATGATTCATGGAGATAACATGGGATTGGTGCTCCCACCTCGAGTAGCCTGTGTTCAG GTTGTAATTATTCCCTGTGGTATCACAAATTCCCTTTCTGAAGAGGATAAAGAGGCTTTACtgaagaaatgtaatgaatatcGCAGTAGGCTGCTTGGTATTAATATCCGTGTACGGGCTGATTTAAGAGACAACTATTCACCTGGTTGGAAGTTCAACCACTGGGAACTTAAG gGTGTTCCAGTCAGGGTTGAAGTGGGACCACGAGACATGAAGAGCCAACAGTTTGTAGCTGTTAGAAGAGACACAGGACAGAAGCTGACCCTTTCTGAACATGAAGCAGAAGACAGACTGAAGCAAATGTTGGAGGACATCCATGTTAACCTTTATAACAG AGCTTCCGAGGACCTAAAAAGTCATATGGTGGTGGCCAATACTATGGAGGACTTCCAAAAAGAGCTTGATTCAGGAAAG ATTGTACAAATCCCTTTTTGTGGAGAAATTGAGTGCGAGGATTGGATCAAGAAGACAACTGCCAG GGATCAAGATCTTGAGCCTGGCGCCCCCTCCATGGGAGCAAAAAGCCTCTGCATACCTTTCCAGCCTCTCCGCGAACTACAGCATGGGGCAAGATGTGTCTGCGGCAAAAACCCTGCCAAGTTTTACACCCTGTTTGGTCGTAGTTACTAA
- the EPRS1 gene encoding bifunctional glutamate/proline--tRNA ligase isoform X6, with protein MAPLSLTVNASSPPLGALLTVEHVKNDVEIAVEEGKETILWVSEQVSFTDVNSIARYLARVAGSAGLYGSNLLEHTEIDHWLEFSATKLAAAKQFPSAVQELNHCLSLRTYLVGNSLSLADLCVWAVLKGNNVWQEQLQQNKAPVHAKRWYGFLEAQHAFQSVGAKWASDTPKVKMATEKKADVGKFVELPGAEMGKVIVRFPPEASGYLHIGHAKAALLNQHYQVNFKGKLIMRFDDTNPEKEKEDFEKVILEDVAMLHIKPDQFTYTSDHFETIMKYAEKLIQEGKAYVDDTPAEQMKAEREQRVESKHRNNCVNKNLQMWEEMKKGTEYGQTCCLRAKIDMSSNNGCMRDPTLYRCKNQPHPRTGSTYKVYPTYDFACPIVDSIEGVTHALRTTEYHDRDEQFYWIIEALGIRKPYIWEYSRLNLNNTVLSKRKLTWFVNEGLVDGWDDPRFPTVRGVLRRGMTVEGLKQFIAAQGSSRSVVNMEWDKIWSFNKKVIDPVAPRYTALLKDAVVPVNIPEAQEEMKEVAKHPKNDAVGLKPVWYGSRVLIEGADAETFTEGEVVTFINWGNITITKLNRNSSGKVVSINAKLNLENKDFKKTTKITWLAETPRAPLIPTVCVNYEHLITKPVLGKDEDFKQYINRNSKQEELMLGDPCLRELKKGDIIQLQRRGFFICDQPYEPVSPYSCKDAPCILIYIPDGHTKEMPTSGSKEKTKAETAKKEATSAAKRKSAPPVGDTSAPTCAVSEGHLAIYNRVSAQGDIVRDLKAKKAAKEDIDKAVKQLLALKAEYKEKTGQEYKPGNPPVSVTEQSSKLESSGTVDSKALYDKVAEQGEVVRKLKAEKAPKDEIDEAVKLLLSLKADYKEKTGQDYKPGHPPVAQGALPPSSNPVPSGPDTPEAKAMFNKVALQGDEVRKLKAEKAEKEKIDAAVKELLQLKAQYKSIAGIDYKPVAASGADEKDKKKKEKENKSEKQSKQQKQSDGPKKEALQGQSGNEFSSSGSGEGQGPKKQTRLGLEAKKEENLAEWFSQVITKAEMIEYYDVSGCYVLRPWAYAIWEAIKNFFDAEIKKLGVENCYFPIFVSQAALEKEKTHIADFAPEVAWVTRSGKTELAEPIAVRPTSETVMYPAYAKWVQSHRDLPIRLNQWCNIVRWEFKHPQPFLRTREFLWQEGHTAFATYEEAAEEVMQILDLYAQVYEDLLAVPVVKGRKTEKEKFAGGDYTTTVEAFISASGRAIQGGTSHHLGQNFSKMFEIVFEDPKKPGEKQFAYQNSWGLTTRTIGVMTMIHGDNMGLVLPPRVACVQVVIIPCGITNSLSEEDKEALLKKCNEYRSRLLGINIRVRADLRDNYSPGWKFNHWELKGVPVRVEVGPRDMKSQQFVAVRRDTGQKLTLSEHEAEDRLKQMLEDIHVNLYNRASEDLKSHMVVANTMEDFQKELDSGKIVQIPFCGEIECEDWIKKTTARDQDLEPGAPSMGAKSLCIPFQPLRELQHGARCVCGKNPAKFYTLFGRSY; from the exons ATCGACCATTGGCTGGAGTTCAGTGCTACGAAGTTAGCTGCTGCCAAACAGTTTCCTTCAGCAGTCCAAGAGCTCAACCACTGTCTGTCTCTAAGAACGTACTTGGTCGGAAACTCTCTGAGTCTCGCAGACTTGTGTGTGTGGGCTGTACTAAAAG GTAATAACGTATGGCAAGAGCaattacagcaaaacaaagctcCTGTCCATGCAAAGCGATGGTATGGCTTTCTTGAGGCACAACATGCTTTTCAGTCAGTAGGAGCCAAGTGGGCTTCTGATACACCAAAGGTTAAAATG gcaacagaaaagaaagcagatgttGGGAAGTTTGTTGAACTTCCTGGTGCAGAGATGGGAAAGGTCATTGTGAGGTTTCCTCCTGAAGCAAGTGG ATACCTGCATATTGGTCATGCCAAAGCTGCTCTGCTAAATCAGCACTACCAAGTTAACTTTAAAGGAAAGCTTATTATGAGATTTGATGACACGAAtccagaaaaagagaaagaagactTTGAAAAG GTTATTCTTGAAGATGTTGCAATGCTACACATCAAACCAGATCAATTTACATATACCTCGGATCACTTTGAAACAATAATGAAATATGCTGAGAAGCTTATTCAAGAAGGGAAGGCGTATGTGGATGATACTCCTGCAgaacaaatgaaagcagagcGTGAGCAAAGAGTGGAAtctaaacacagaaataact GTGTTAACAAGAACCTACAAATgtgggaagaaatgaaaaagggaacAGAATATGGACAAACCTGTTGTCTACGAGCAAAAATAGATATGAGTAGTAACAATGGATGTATGAGGGATCCAACTCTTTATCGTTGTAAAAACCAGCCTCACCCACGTACTGGAAGTACCTACAA GGTTTATCCCACGTATGACTTCGCCTGCCCCATTGTTGACAGTATTGAAGGGGTCACACATGCACTGAGAACAACTGAATACCACGACAGAGATGAACAATTCTACTGGATCATTGAGGCACTGGGCATAAGGAAGCCATATATATGGGAGTACAGCCGGCTAAACCTCAACAACACTGTGCTCTCTAAGAGAAAGCTTACGTGGTTTGTCAACGAAGGGCTTGTGGATGGATG GGATGACCCAAGATTTCCCACTGTGCGTGGTGTCCTAAGAAGAGGCATGACAGTTGAAGGGCTAAAACAATTTATTGCTGCTCAG GGCTCCTCTCGATCTGTTGTGAATATGGAGTGGGATAAAATTTGGTCCTTTAACAAAAAG gtTATAGACCCAGTAGCACCTCGGTACACTGCTTTACTGAAAGATGCAGTGGTCCCAGTAAATATTCCTGAAGCTCAAGAAGAGATGAAGGAAGTGGCTAAACATCCAAAG AATGACGCTGTTGGGTTGAAACCTGTGTGGTATGGCTCCAGAGTCCTCATCGAGGGTGCGGATGCAGAGACCTTCACAGAGGGAGAGGTGGTTACATTCATAAATTGGGGCAACATTACCATCACCAAATTAAACAG AAATTCAAGTGGAAAAGTTGTGTCCATCAATGCCAAGTTAAACTTAGAGAATAAAGACTTCAAAAAAACAACTAAGATCACTTGGTTAGCAGAAACTCCACGTGCACCACTCATCCCAACTGTCTGTGTTAATTATGAGCATCTGATCACTAAGCCAGTTCTAGGTAAAGATGAAGATTTCAAGCAATACATCAATCGAAATAGCAAG CAAGAAGAACTGATGTTAGGTGATCCTTGCCTTAGGGAGTTAAAAAAAGGGGACATCATACAACTTCAGAGGAGAGGATTCTTTATTTGCGATCAGCCCTATGAGCCAGTGAG TCCTTACAGCTGTAAAGATGCTCCATGCATTTTGATTTACATCCCTGATGGACACACTAAGGAAATGCCAACATCTGGGTCAAAAGAGAAGACCAAAGCtgaaactgcaaagaaagag GCTACTTcagctgcaaaaagaaaatctgctccACCTGTTGGTGATACCTCTGCTCCAACTTGTGCTGTATCTGAAGGTCACCTGGCCATTTACAACAGGGTGTCTGCACAGGGTGATATAGTTCGTGACTTGAAAGCTAAGAAGGCAGCAAAGGAAGATATTGATAAAGCTGTGAAACAGTTGCTGGCCTTGAAAGCAGAATACAAAGAGAAGACAGGACAGGAGTATAAGCCTGGAAATCCTCCAGTATCTGTAACTGAACAGTCTTCAAAGCTTGAGAGCTCTGGAACCGTGGACAGTAAAGCTCTGTATGATAAAGTAGCAGAGCAAGGAGAAGTGGTCCGAAAACTGAAAGCTGAGAAAGCACCTAAG GATGAAATAGATGAAGCAGTAAAACTCCTTCTTTCTCTAAAAGCTGACTACAAGGAAAAGACTGGCCAGGACTACAAGCCAGGACATCCACCAGTAGCTCAAGGTGCTTTGCCTCCGTCATCAAACCCAGTACCCAGTGGTCCAGACACACCTGAAGCTAAAGCCATGTTTAACAAAGTAGCTCTTCAAGGAGATGAAGTTAGGaaattgaaagcagaaaaagcagaaaag gaaaagattGATGCAGCTGTTAAGGAACTTCTTCAATTGAAGGCCCAGTATAAGTCTATTGCAGGAATTGACTATAAACCAGTTGCTGCTAGTGGTGCTGATGAGAAagacaagaagaagaaagagaaagagaacaagTCTGAAAAGCAGAGTAAGCAACAGAAGCAAAGTGATGGCCcaaaaaaagaagctttgcAGGGACAGAGTGGTAATGAGTTCTCCTCAAGTGGATCAGGAGAGGGTCAAGGCCCTAAGAAACAAACCAG GCTGGGTCTAGAAgctaaaaaagaagaaaatcttgcAGAGTGGTTCTCTCAG GTGatcacaaaagcagagatgattGAATACTATGATGTCAGTGGCTGTTATGTTCTTCGTCCTTGGGCTTATGCTATTTGGGAAGCTATCAAGAACTTCTTCGATGCAGAGATCAAGAAACTTGGAGTGGAAAACTGTTACTTCCCCATATTTGTGTCCCAGGCTGCCCTAGAGAAAGAGAAGACTCATATTGCTGACTTTGCTCCTGAG GTTGCTTGGGTCACAAGATCTGGGAAAACAGAGCTGGCTGAACCCATTGCTGTACGGCCCACGAGTGAAACAG tcaTGTATCCTGCCTATGCAAAGTGGGTGCAGTCACACAGGGATCTTCCTATCAGGCTTAATCAGTGGTGTAATATTGTG CGTTGGGAGTTCAAACATCCCCAACCTTTCCTTCGCACTCGTGAGTTCCTTTGGCAAGAGGGTCACACAGCATTTGCAACgtatgaagaagcagcagaggag GTGATGCAGATACTTGATCTGTATGCTCAAGTGTACGAAGATCTCCTAGCAGTACCTGttgtgaaaggaaggaagacagagaaggaaaagttcGCTGGGGGAGATTATACAACCACTGTGGAGGCATTTATATCTGCCAGTGGAAGAGCTATCCAG GGAGGAACATCACATCATCTAGGGCAGAATTTCTCAAAGATGTTTGAGATTGTATTTGAAGATCCCaagaaaccaggagaaaaaCAGTTTGCTTACCAGAACTCCTGGGGTCTTACAACCCGAACTATTGGTGTAATGACAATGATTCATGGAGATAACATGGGATTGGTGCTCCCACCTCGAGTAGCCTGTGTTCAG GTTGTAATTATTCCCTGTGGTATCACAAATTCCCTTTCTGAAGAGGATAAAGAGGCTTTACtgaagaaatgtaatgaatatcGCAGTAGGCTGCTTGGTATTAATATCCGTGTACGGGCTGATTTAAGAGACAACTATTCACCTGGTTGGAAGTTCAACCACTGGGAACTTAAG gGTGTTCCAGTCAGGGTTGAAGTGGGACCACGAGACATGAAGAGCCAACAGTTTGTAGCTGTTAGAAGAGACACAGGACAGAAGCTGACCCTTTCTGAACATGAAGCAGAAGACAGACTGAAGCAAATGTTGGAGGACATCCATGTTAACCTTTATAACAG AGCTTCCGAGGACCTAAAAAGTCATATGGTGGTGGCCAATACTATGGAGGACTTCCAAAAAGAGCTTGATTCAGGAAAG ATTGTACAAATCCCTTTTTGTGGAGAAATTGAGTGCGAGGATTGGATCAAGAAGACAACTGCCAG GGATCAAGATCTTGAGCCTGGCGCCCCCTCCATGGGAGCAAAAAGCCTCTGCATACCTTTCCAGCCTCTCCGCGAACTACAGCATGGGGCAAGATGTGTCTGCGGCAAAAACCCTGCCAAGTTTTACACCCTGTTTGGTCGTAGTTACTAA